The following are encoded together in the Pygocentrus nattereri isolate fPygNat1 chromosome 3, fPygNat1.pri, whole genome shotgun sequence genome:
- the neurod6a gene encoding neurogenic differentiation factor 6-A, with amino-acid sequence MLTLPFDETAMMDAQFVANFPRECADGGAFKKDARDRLKALDDDESERDDDERDEGPEAEVEEEEEDEEEEEEGGAARRRGPRKKKTLTKERMDRVKLRRLEANARERNRMHGLNSALDSLRKVVPCYSKTQKLSKIETLRLAKNYIWALSEILSTGKRPDLLSFVHTLCKGLSQPTTNLVAGCLQLNARSFVGESGADASFSATRSPYNAVYAAYHGADEAAAVAAAGAGAPPIGGHHHHHPHHHHHHHHQDGAKAFRPYGYCGAYEAFYDSASPECASPPFESALSPPPPPPLSFSGIFSLKREEAAAEYAKSCHYSARSYCSSGTSSSTGASAPQPPGRSALGSSGGGSTGGGGGHARAADLHFPYDLHVRGQFYPVQDELSTTFHNG; translated from the coding sequence ATGCTGACTTTACCGTTCGACGAGACGGCGATGATGGACGCGCAGTTCGTGGCGAACTTCCCGCGGGAATGCGCGGACGGCGGCGCCTTCAAGAAGGACGCGCGAGACAGGCTGAAAGCGCTGGATGACGACGAATCGGAGCGGGACGACGACGAGCGGGACGAGGGGCCCGAGgcggaggtggaggaggaggaggaggatgaggaggaggaggaggaagggggCGCGGCGCGGCGGCGAGGCCCGCGAAAGAAGAAGACGCTGACCAAAGAGCGCATGGACCGCGTGAAACTGAGGCGCTTGGAGGCGAACGCGCGCGAGAGGAACCGCATGCACGGCCTGAACAGCGCGCTGGACAGCCTGCGCAAGGTGGTGCCCTGCTACTCCAAGACGCAGAAGCTGTCCAAGATCGAGACTCTGCGCCTGGCCAAGAACTACATCTGGGCACTGTCGGAGATCCTGAGCACGGGCAAGCGGCCTGACCTGCTGAGCTTCGTCCACACGCTGTGCAAGGGCCTGTCGCAGCCCACCACCAACCTGGTGGCCGGCTGCCTGCAGCTGAATGCGCGCAGCTTTGTGGGCGAGTCCGGCGCAGACGCGTCCTTCTCGGCCACCAGGTCTCCGTACAACGCCGTGTACGCGGCGTACCACGGTGCAGACGAGGCGGCGGCCGTGGCGGCAGCTGGGGCTGGGGCGCCCCCCATCGGCggccaccaccatcatcatcctcaccaccaccatcatcaccaccaccaagaCGGCGCCAAGGCCTTCAGGCCGTACGGCTACTGCGGCGCGTACGAGGCGTTCTACGACAGTGCGTCGCCCGAGTGCGCTAGCCCGCCGTTTGAGAGCGCTCTCAGCCCGCCGCCCCCACCGCCGCTCAGCTTCAGCGGCATCTTCTCGCTCAAGCGCGAGGAGGCGGCGGCCGAGTACGCCAAGAGCTGCCACTACAGCGCGCGGAGCTACTGCAGCAGCGGCACCAGCAGCAGTACTGGAGCGAGTGCGCCGCAGCCGCCAGGCCGCTCCGCGCTCGGCAGCAGCGGCGGTGGAAGCACTGGAGGAGGTGGGGGTCACGCGAGGGCCGCTGACCTGCACTTCCCTTACGACCTCCACGTGCGCGGCCAGTTCTATCCCGTGCAGGACGAATTAAGCACGACTTTTCATAACGGATGA